A genomic window from Lotus japonicus ecotype B-129 chromosome 1, LjGifu_v1.2 includes:
- the LOC130711568 gene encoding systemin receptor SR160 yields MKPMYSTISLSLLLVLLSFFLHPTPCFSRLNNPTENLLNFKATLPNPNLLPNWLPNRNPCSFTGITCNQTTITSIVLTGIPLNTNLTVVATYLLTLDHLHLLTLKSTNLTSSAAISTTCATSLTAIDLSQNTFSGPFSALSFLSSCSNLQSLNLSNNLLEFDSPRWKLSSTVQILDLSYNKFTGPAVFPWVLTTGLTHLNLRGNKITGETDFSAASNSLEYLDLAANNFTVSIPSFGDCSSLQHLDLSANKYYGDIARTLSPCKSLLHLNLSGNQFSGAVPSLPSGSLKFVYLAGNHFRGQIPAGLADLCTTLVELDLSSNNLSGAVPAELGSCSSLESLDISSNRFTGALPVEVFTEIATLKQLAVSFNEFVGPLPEKLSKLASLESLDLSSNNFTGSIPEWLCEDPMNNLKELFLQNNRFTGPVPATLSNCSNLVALDLSFNFLTGTIPPSLGSLTKLRDLIMWLNQLHGEIPPELSKMQSLENLILDFNEFTGNIPSGLVNCTKLNWISLSNNKLSGEIPPWIGKLTNLAILKLSNNSFSGSIPPELGDCPSLIWLDLNTNQLTGPIPPELFKQSGKIRVNFISGKTYVYIKNDGSRECHGAGNLLEFAGISQQQLNRISTRNPCNFTRVYGGKIQPTFKNTGSMIFLDMSHNMLTGPLPKELGEMYYLYILNLGHNNLSGSIPQELGRVKNLNILDLSYNRLQGQIPQALTGLSLLTELDLSNNLLNGMIPESGQFDTFPSARFLNNSGLCGVPLLPCGTDTGVSADAQHQRSHRKQASLAGSVAMGLLFSLLCVFGLIIIAIETKKRRKKKEAAIDGYIDGNGNSHSGNANNVSWKFTSAREALSINLATFEKPLRKLTFADLLEATNGFHNDSLIGSGGFGDVYKAQLKDGSVVAIKKLIHVSGQGDREFTAEMETIGKIKHRNLVPLLGYCKVGEERLLVYEYMKYGSLEDVLHDPKKAGIKLNWNVRRKIAIGAARGLAFLHHNCIPHIIHRDMKSSNVLLDENLEARVSDFGMARMMSAMDTHLSVSTLAGTPGYVPPEYYQSFRCSTKGDVYSYGVVLLELLTGRRPTDSADFGDNNLVGWVKQHAKLKISDVFDPELMKEDPNLEIELLQHLKVACACLDDRPWRRPTMIQVMAMFKEIQAGSGMDSQSTIATDDEGFNAVEMVEMSIKEVPELSKH; encoded by the coding sequence ATGAAACCCATGTACAGCACCATCTCTCTCTCGCTATTATTGGTCCTCTTATCTTTCTTTCTCCACCCTACACCATGTTTTTCCAGACTCAACAACCCAACGGAGAACCTTCTCAACTTCAAAGCCACTCTCCCCAACCCGAACCTCCTCCCGAACTGGCTCCCGAACCGGAACCCATGCTCCTTCACCGGAATCACCTGTAACCAAACTACAATAACATCCATAGTCCTCACCGGAATCCCCCTCAACACCAACCTCACCGTCGTCGCCACCTACCTTCTCACCCTCgaccacctccacctcctcaCCTTAAAATCCACTAACCTCACCTCCTCCGCCGCCATTTCCACCACCTGCGCCACCTCACTCACCGCCATAGATCTATCTCAAAACACTTTCTCCGGTCCCTTCTCCGCCTTGTCGTTTCTATCCTCCTGCTCCAACCTCCAATCCCTCAACCTCTCCAACAACCTCCTGGAATTTGATTCGCCGCGCTGGAAGCTCAGCTCCACCGTGCAAATCCTTGACCTCTCTTACAACAAGTTCACTGGCCCCGCCGTCTTCCCCTGGGTTCTCACTACTGGGTTAACCCACTTGAATCTCCGGGGAAACAAAATCACCGGCGAAACTGACTTCTCCGCCGCGAGCAACTCTCTCGAGTATCTAGACCTCGCCGCCAACAATTTCACCGTCTCCATTCCTTCATTCGGCGACTGCTCTTCGCTTCAGCATCTTGACCTCTCTGCAAACAAATACTACGGCGACATTGCGAGGACTCTCTCCCCCTGCAAGAGCCTCCTCCACCTCAACCTCTCCGGCAACCAATTCTCCGGCGCGGTTCCTTCACTCCCCTCCGGCTCACTCAAGTTCGTCTACCTCGCCGGAAACCACTTCCGCGGTCAGATTCCGGCGGGGCTAGCCGACCTCTGCACCACACTCGTCGAGCTCGACTTGTCCTCCAACAACCTCTCCGGCGCAGTTCCCGCCGAGCTCGGCTCCTGCTCCTCCCTGGAGTCCCTCGACATCTCCAGCAACCGCTTCACCGGCGCACTCCCGGTGGAAGTTTTCACAGAAATCGCCACCCTCAAACAGCTCGCCGTGTCGTTCAACGAGTTCGTCGGTCCTCTCCCGGAGAAGCTCTCCAAGCTCGCGAGCTTGGAATCGCTGGATCTGAGCTCCAACAACTTCACCGGTTCAATCCCGGAGTGGCTCTGCGAGGATCCGATGAACAATTTGAAGGAGCTTTTCCTGCAGAATAACCGTTTCACCGGTCCTGTTCCGGCCACGCTCAGCAACTGCTCCAACCTCGTCGCGCTCGACCTGAGCTTCAACTTCCTCACCGGAACCATCCCTCCGAGCTTGGGTTCCCTCACGAAGCTTCGCGATTTGATCATGTGGCTGAACCAGCTCCATGGTGAGATCCCCCCTGAGCTGAGCAAGATGCAGAGCTTGGAGAATCTCATCCTGGACTTCAATGAGTTCACCGGGAACATCCCCTCCGGTCTTGTGAACTGCACCAAGCTCAATTGGATCTCCCTCTCCAACAACAAGCTCAGCGGCGAGATTCCACCGTGGATTGGGAAGCTCACGAACCTCGCGATCCTCAAGCTCAGCAACAACTCGTTCTCCGGTAGCATCCCGCCGGAGCTCGGGGATTGTCCTAGCTTGATTTGGCTAGATCTGAACACTAATCAACTCACCGGGCCAATCCCGCCGGAGCTTTTCAAGCAATCGGGGAAGATCAGGGTGAATTTCATCAGCGGGAAGACGTATGTGTACATCAAGAATGATGGGAGCAGGGAGTGCCATGGTGCAGGAAACTTGCTGGAGTTTGCAGGGATTAGCCAGCAGCAGCTGAACAGGATTTCTACGAGGAACCCTTGTAATTTCACTAGGGTTTATGGAGGTAAGATTCAGCCCACGTTTAAAAACACTGGTTCCATGATCTTTCTGGATATGTCTCACAACATGTTGACTGGTCCTTTACCTAAGGAACTTGGAGAAATGTACTATCTCTATATATTGAATTTGGGGCACAATAACCTTTCTGGTAGCATTCCTCAAGAGCTTGGGAGGGTGAAGAATCTCAACATCCTTGACCTCTCCTACAACAGGCTCCAAGGTCAGATTCCACAGGCATTGACAGGGCTTTCATTGCTCACTGAGCTGGATTTGTCAAACAATTTACTCAATGGGATGATTCCCGAATCGGGTCAATTCGATACATTTCCGTCTGCGCGGTTCTTGAACAACTCTGGTCTGTGTGGGGTTCCTCTTCTTCCGTGTGGGACTGATACAGGAGTGAGTGCTGATGCTCAGCATCAGAGGTCGCATAGGAAGCAGGCGTCTCTTGCGGGGAGTGTGGCTATGGGATTGTTGTTCTCCCTGTtatgtgtgtttggtttgaTTATAATTGCAATTGAGACTAAgaaaaggaggaagaagaaggaggctGCAATTGATGGCTACATTGATGGAAATGGCAATTCTCATTCAGGCAATGCCAATAATGTCAGCTGGAAGTTCACCAGTGCGCGTGAAGCGCTCAGCATAAACCTCGCAACGTTTGAGAAGCCGCTCCGGAAGCTTACTTTTGCTGATCTTCTCGAAGCCACCAATGGCTTTCACAATGACAGCCTCATTGGTTCAGGGGGTTTTGGTGACGTCTACAAGGCTCAATTGAAGGATGGGAGTGTGGTTGCCATCAAGAAGTTGATACATGTGAGTGGACAAGGGGACAGGGAATTCACTGCTGAAATGGAAACCATTGGGAAAATTAAGCATAGGAACCTTGTTCCTCTTCTGGGATACTGCAAGGTTGGAGAGGAAAGGCTCTTGGTTTATGAGTACATGAAATATGGAAGCCTTGAAGATGTTCTGCATGACCCGAAGAAAGCTGGGATCAAGCTGAATTGGAATGTGAGGAGGAAGATTGCAATCGGAGCTGCTAGAGGGTTGGCTTTTCTTCACCACAATTGTATCCCCCATATCATTCACAGGGACATGAAATCTAGCAATGTATTACTTGATGAAAACCTTGAAGCCAGGGTCTCTGATTTTGGAATGGCTAGAATGATGAGTGCTATGGATACTCATCTAAGTGTCAGCACGCTAGCCGGCACACCAGGTTATGTTCCTCCCGAGTACTATCAGAGCTTCAGATGCTCCACAAAAGGTGATGTTTATAGCTACGGCGTCGTTCTGCTGGAGCTTTTAACAGGGAGAAGGCCAACAGATTCGGCTGATTTTGGTGACAATAATCTTGTGGGGTGGGTTAAACAACATGCCAAACTGAAAATAAGCGATGTTTTCGATCCAGAGCTCATGAAGGAAGACCCCAATCTGGAGATTGAGCTCTTGCAGCACTTGAAGGTAGCTTGTGCTTGTTTGGATGACAGACCGTGGCGGCGTCCTACAATGATTCAAGTCATGGCAATGTTCAAGGAAATCCAAGCAGGGTCCGGGATGGATTCTCAGTCCACTATAGCCACTGATGATGAAGGTTTCAATGCTGTCGAAATGGTGGAGATGAGCATCAAGGAAGTCCCTGAGTTGAGCAAGCATTAG